Genomic segment of Gloeocapsa sp. PCC 7428:
GACGAAATGGTCTTGTAACTCTCTTAACAGTATAAAGCGGCTCAATTTGCATCGCCCATAAAATGGCAGAAATTGCTGCACGTGTTTGACCCATTTGATAAGATCTTTGAGCGTGATCAACAACAAACTTAGCAAACATTTTAGGGTGAGATTGAAAGAGCGATTTGTGCTTACTCACCAAACGCTGAAAGCTTTCTTGACGCAATATAGGATCTCGTGATACGCGTTCGCTTTGGTGATTGTATAGTTGATATGTCACAATTGGCACACCGATGATTGTACAAACAGGGTTAAGCCGCAGAAAGAGTTCAGAGTGAACGCGCGAGCGAAACGACTTGTCCCAACCGCCAATCTGGCGAATAACTTCTCGTTCTACAACCAAGGTTTGCTTAGTATTATATGAATAGCCAGGTTCTAGTTCTTCCAGCGCAAAATGCGAACCACGCAAGCGAATAGGAGGTGGTAAGCGAGTACTTATGACTTCACCTTGAGTATTTACTATTTCTAATCCTGAGATGACAGCTACGGGAGTTGGCAACTGAGTTTGAGATAATGCCTCTAGCGAAATAGCTGCCATATGCGGGAGGAGTCGGTCGTCATCATCAAGGTAAGTAATCCATCGTCCTTGCGCTGCTTCTGTCCCTACGTTACGCGCACCTGCGCCTCCATGTGGCTCGTCGAGACGAATTAAGCGTAAGCGCGGATCTTCTGGGAGTTGTACCGACTCTGTAGAAGCATCATCGACAACTATCACCTCAAAATCATTCAGAGTTTGCGCCAAGGCACTTTTCACTGCAAGAGGTAGCAAATGTGGTCGATTGTGAGTCGGGATAATAATACTAAGTATAGGATTATTCATATGTGTGGTCTGTAACGATTAATTCAGCTTTCACCACATTCACATTGTGCTACAACTTTAGTGAATTGAATCTAGGAACTCATCCTCTCAACGACAAAAGGCATTGCTAGACGATAGATAATCCATGCTAGTAGTAAACCAGCGATCGCAACAAAACTTGCTACCCAAAATCCAGCAGGGTTTGACACGACTCCGTTTGTCGCTAACTCTCTAGTTGTGACAAGTAAAGGAGTTACCGGATTAAGTTGCACAAGTTTAGCGACTATTCCTTGTCGCGGCACTGGATAGACTACTGGTGTCAAAAACAGCCAAAATGTAGTAATAAAATTTAGACCTTTAGTAATATCTGTGAATAAAGCTCCCATAGGCGCAAGTAGCAAACCGAAACACGTACCGAGAATAATTAAGTGAATCAGTGCTACTGGGGCGATAATGACTGTCCAACTCACGGAAATGCGAAACCAAACAAACAACGCCACAATCAGAATCAGCTTGATTCCAAAATTAAAAAAAACCTCGCCTAGTT
This window contains:
- a CDS encoding glycosyltransferase, whose amino-acid sequence is MNNPILSIIIPTHNRPHLLPLAVKSALAQTLNDFEVIVVDDASTESVQLPEDPRLRLIRLDEPHGGAGARNVGTEAAQGRWITYLDDDDRLLPHMAAISLEALSQTQLPTPVAVISGLEIVNTQGEVISTRLPPPIRLRGSHFALEELEPGYSYNTKQTLVVEREVIRQIGGWDKSFRSRVHSELFLRLNPVCTIIGVPIVTYQLYNHQSERVSRDPILRQESFQRLVSKHKSLFQSHPKMFAKFVVDHAQRSYQMGQTRAAISAILWAMQIEPLYTVKRVTRPFRQRLQHNNNSDEVTNFDSN
- a CDS encoding ABC transporter permease; translated protein: MQHPVSNKRSPSVIYTPESQLRYPVQLFQQMWHDLLASRELAWQLMVRNISAQYRQSFLGLFWAFIPPIVTAIGFTFANNAQIVNIGATDIPYPAYVMFSMTLWQTFTEALNGPIQAVTTSKQMLVRINFPREALVLSKLGEVFFNFGIKLILIVALFVWFRISVSWTVIIAPVALIHLIILGTCFGLLLAPMGALFTDITKGLNFITTFWLFLTPVVYPVPRQGIVAKLVQLNPVTPLLVTTRELATNGVVSNPAGFWVASFVAIAGLLLAWIIYRLAMPFVVERMSS